AATCGCCGTTGAAGTGCAGGTTGATGTCTTCCATCGGCACGACCTGGGCACGGCCACCGCCAGCGGCGCCGCCCTTCATCCCGAAACACGGGCCGAGCGAAGGCTCGCGCAGGCAGACCATGGCGTTGACACCGATGACGTTCAGCCCATCCGTCAGGCCGACGCTCGTCGTGGTCTTTCCTTCACCGGCGGGCGTGGGCGTGATGGCAGTAACCAGCACCAGCTTGCCATCCGGCTTGTCCTGCAGCGAGGCGATATGCTCCAGGCTGAGCTTCGCCTTGTGGTGGCCGTAAGGCACAAGCGTTTCCGGTTCGAGGCCGAGGCGACGCTCTGCGAGCGGCAGGATGGGCTCCATCCGGGCGGCACGGGCGATTTCGATATCGGGCGCGCCCGGCGGCGGCAGGTTCTCTTGTGGCATAAGGTATTAAGGCTGTGCCCCCTCCATCGGACCGGTTGTCCGGCCGCGCATTTGTGCTGCTAATTCTGACTTATGTGAGCCGCCGGACAAGATGGAATATGATTAGTGGCGCTAATCTAATCGACAGCATGACGGATGGTTATGCTTGCCAATCGCGCGCCGTGGCATCGCGTGGGAAGCGAGGTTTTGCGCCTGTAAGCCCTATGGCTCGCCCACGCTCATGAACTCTTCGAGCCATGGCAGCCGCTCAACGAGCGAAGGGATCACATCCTCCGACAGGATGGCGCGGCATTCCTCGGTAACCGTCTCCGTCGCCTTGCCCAGGATGCCCTCGCGGGCGACGAGTGACATGCGGCGATAGAAACTGCCGCGGCTGATCGGCTTCACGACCAGGTCATCGAAAACGTCCGGCGTCTGTGCGAGGCACAAGGGGGTCGTGATGCCCCAGCCATCGCCCAGCGAAACCGCGCGCGCATGTCCCGTGACCGAGTCGAATTCGACCTGTTCGGGGAACTTGAGCTGCAGCCGGTTAAGCTGCGCCTCCGTCTTGCGCCCGACCGAGGACCGCAGGGAGAAGCGAATGAACTTGCTGGCCGAAAGGTGCGGACCCAGCTCTGTCTCAAGCGGGAAATCCTTCGGGAAGATGAGTACGTATGGCTCTGTAAAGACGGTGTAGCGTTCGACCCCGATCATGCCGGAAACATGGCTTTCCTCGGTGATCATGATGTCCGCTGCGTGCGCGTTGAAGCGGGAAAGCTGGTCGGGAAACAACGCATTCGAGATGCGCCAGGAACGCGCCATCGCCCCGGCCCGGTGATACAGCCGCGGCCCAAGCACATTGGCCAGGCTTTCGGGCATGGTGATCGAGATATTGGCAAGCTGGGCCTTCTCGATCTCGGCCGCTTCGAAATAGGCCTGCTGGACATCGGCAAGGATCTTCTTCCCCCTCTCCAGCAGCGCCCGGCCAGCCCCGGTAAGGACGATGGGCCGCACGGTCCGGTCGAACAGCTGCCGGCCAACAGCCTCCTCCAGCGCAGCGATGGTCTGGGAGACCCCCGATTGCGTCATCCCCAGCACTTCCGCGCCGCGCGTCATCCCACCCTGTTCGGCGGTGGTGACGAACACCTGGAGCGTGCGGAACTCGAAGCTCCCGAGCGATTTACCGTGCTTCATCTGCTATCCGCCAACCGGCCCCCTATCGACCCTGTGACCCGCGCCCTCGCTAATCGGGATTCCTGCAACATTGCAGTGCATGCATCCGATAATCAGCATTACTCTCACTTATCATGCCCCCTTCTGGTCATGCAATTGTTCCACCCGCCCATTTTGCCGACTACCCCTGCCAGCCTGTGAGAATCTGCTGCCGGTTACAGGCATGAACGCGCAGCCGAGGGAAGCGGAGGGGAACCGGGATGGGTGAGAACGATCAGAAGACGATAGAGCCGCCGTTAACGGAACTGCCCATCGCCGTATCCGAAGACGGTTTCTATTCCGGCTTCAGCAAGCATGTGGCGCTCCCTTCGAAGATCATCGTTTCGCTGCTGATCATCTGGGCCATCGCCTTCCCGCTGAATGCGGGCGAGGTGCTGGGCGTGGCCAATGCCACGCTGATCCAGATGTTCTCGGGCTGGTATATCTGGCTTGTCGGCGGCTTTCTCGCCCTCAGCGTGGTGCTGGCGCTGCTGCCCGTGTCGGGCCGGCTCAAGCTGGGCCAGGCGGACGACGTGCCCGAATTCTCCCGCTTTTCCTGGTTCGCCATGATGTTTGGCGCAGGCCTTGGCATCGGGATGCTGACCTATTCCACTGGCGAGCCGCTGGCACACCTGCAGAACAACCCCGTTATCATAGCCGGCGAAGCCACGGCGCTGACCGAAGGCGCGGTGCGCTCCGCCTATCTCTATTCCTTCCTGCACTGGGGCTTCTCGGCCTGGGCGATCTACGCGCTGGCCGGGCTGTCGATCGGCTATGTCGCCTATCGCCGCGGGCTGCCGCTGACGATCCGCTCCGGCCTGGCACCACTTTTCGGACGCCACCTGACGGGGCTTCCGGGCCACCTGGTGGACATCGTGGCCGTCGTCGCCACCATCCTGGGCATATCGGTCACGCTCGGCCTCGGCGTGGAACAATTCGTTCACGGACTGCACCGTATCGGCCTGGGCGAATGGCTGCTTGCCGAGGACGCGTCAGCATCGACCGCAGCGATCATCGTGGCGCTGATCGTAATCGTGGGCGCATCCACACTTTCGGCGCTCTCCGGCGTTGGCCGGGGCATCAAATGGCTGTCGAACCTGAACCTGATCCTGTCCTTCGTACTGTTTGCCGCCTTCATCGTCGCGGGCTCGGCGCTGCTTAGCCTGGAAATCTTCGGCCGGGGGCTGTTCGACTATATCGTTTCGCTGCCCGCCCTTTCCTTTGGCGGTGCCTCGTCCGACGGGACGTCGATCGGCGATGCCGTCGCGCAGTGGCAGCTCGACTGGACCGTATTCTACTGGGCCTGGTGGATCGCCTTTGCCCCCTTCGTCGGCATGTTCATCGCCCGCGTCTCGAAAGGGCGGACTGTGCGCGAATACATCCTCGGCGTGGTGCTTGCGCCAGCGCTGATGTGCTTCGTCTGGCTGGCGCTGATTGGCGGCACGGCCGTCGATCTGGTGCTGAGCGGCGCAGGCCAGGGCGAGATTATCGGGACCGTCATTTCGGACCAGCTTTACGCCACCATCGCTGCCCTGATGAGCCCGGGGCTGGCCTATGGATTCTCCATCCTCGTGGTCGTGCTGCTGCTGACATATGTGATCACCTCCGCCGACAGCGCGATCCTGGTGGTCAATACGATCAACGCGGGGGGCAATAGTGAGGATCACGGGCGCCGCCACATCATCTTCTGGGGTGTAGCCATCGCGCTTGTGGTCGGCAGCCTGCTGGTCGTTGGCGGGCTTGGCGCAATCCGGACGGCCATGATCATCGGGGCCCTGCCCTTCAGCTTCGTCAGCGCGCTTCTGGCCATCGCCGTCGTCAAGGCCATCTGGCGCGACACGATCCGGATGCGCCACGGTGTCGACTGCACGAGCGGGGCGGATGGCGACGGCTGATCCGCCCCGCCCCTCGTGCATGGATGGCGCCTGGCGAAGCAAACCATCAGCGGAAATGTTGTTGTCTATGACCGGGCGGAGTGAGACCTCCCTTGGCGTCAACTGCTGAAGAGGCCGTGCGCATGCCGTCTGTTCTCGATATCGAAGCGTTGGAAAAGGTCCGCCTGCCGATCGAACAGGCACGCGGGCTGCCCAATGAGCACTACACCGGCCCCGACCATTTCGCGGTAGAGCGCGACGAGGTCCTGTTCCGCAACTGGAGCGGGATCGGCTTTGGCAAGGATGTGCCTGCAAGCGGGCAGGTCCACCCCGTCACTTTCCTGGGCATGCCGCTGCTGATCGTCCGCGACCGCGAAGGGCAGGTGCGGGTGTACCAGAATGTCTGCCGTCACCGCGGAACCGTGCTGGTGGATGCGCCGTGCAAGGTGCCGGGCAACCTCATCCGCTGCCCCTATCACAGCTGGGCTTACAAGCTCGATGGCGCGCTGGCCGCAACGCCGCACCTTGGCGGCCCCGGCAAGAACAGCGATCCGGCCTTCGACAAGGGCGAGTTCGGGCTGGTCGAGATCGCCTCCCACGTCTGGCAGGATGTGGTCTTCGTCAATGTATCGGGCACAGCGCCTCCGTTCGAGGAATACGCCGCCGCCGCCATCGAGCGATGGGCCGAGTTCGATCAGCCCGTGCATTTCTGCGGGGAGGAAAGCGCCTTCACCATCGATGTCGGCACCAACTGGAAACTTGCAGTCGAGAATTACTGCGAGGCTTATCACCTCCCCTTCGTACACCCCGCACTCAACACCTATTCGCGGCTGGAGGATCATTACGACATCATCGAGCTTGGCCATTTTGCGGGACAGGGCACCCGGGTTTACCGCCAGCTCGCAGGTGAGGAAGGCCAGCGCTTTCCCGATTTTGCCAACCTGTCGGAAAGCTGGGAGACACAAGGGGAATATATCTCGCTGTTTCCCAACGTCCTTCTGGGTGTCCACCGCGATCACAGCTTTGCCATCGTGCTGGAGCCTGATGGCCCGGCGCGCACGCGCGAACATGTTGCGCTTTACTATGCCGATGCCGGGGTTTCCGGCGACGAGTGGACTGCCTTGCGCGAACGCAATGCCCAGCTGTGGCGCACCGTGTTCGAGGAAGACGTCGCATCGGTCGAAGGCATGCAACGCGGCCGTAGCGGTTTGAAATTCGATGGCGGAAAGTTCGCCCCGGCGATGGACAGGCCAACGCATGCCTTCCACCAGTGGATTGCAGGCAGGCTTCTGGAGGACGTTGGATGACGGATGATTTCGCTGCAGACGGGCTTGCCCGCAACTTCGTCGCAGGCGAATGGCGCGGCGGTGATGGCGGTGAATCGATCGCAGTAGAGGATCCGGCGTCCGAAGAACGCGTGCTGGATGCGGCCATCGCCGGCAGCGAGAGCCTGGACGTTGCCATCGGCGCGGCGAAAGATTGCGTGGCCCGCGGCGCAATCTCGGACATGCTGCCCGCCGAGCGCGCCGCCTTGCTGCGCCGTATCGCGGCCGAGATCCGCACCCTGGCGCAGAAAGGCAGCCCCTTGCTGGCGCGCGAGAGCGGCAAGCGGCTGGAGGATGCGCAAGGCGAATTCGCCGAGGCTGCCGCCTATTTCGAATATTATTCCGGCCTCGCGGACAAGATCGAAGGCCGCTCGATACCCCTTGGTCCCGGTCTTGCCGATTTCACGGTGCTGGAGCCGTATGGCATCTCGGCGCAGATCATTCCCTGGAATTACCCGGTCTCGCTCGCCGCGCGGTCTCTCGCCCCGGCCCTCGCGGCGGGCAATTGCGCGATCCTGAAGGCCCCCGAGCTCGACCCGGCGGCACTGCTGATGCTGGGCCATGCTATCGATCGGGCGGGGGTTCCCAAGGGCGCGGTCTCCATCCTCAACGGAATTGGCGCCGATCTTGGGGCCAGGCTGGTCAGATCGCCGGACGTCGACCAGATCGTCTTCACAGGCTCAGTCGCCACCGGGCAGGCCATACTCCATGCCGCCGCGGATATAGTCACGCCGGCCCTGGTCGAACTCGGCGGAAAGTCGGCAGCCATCGCTTATGCGGATGCCGATGCGGACGCGCTGGTCGAGAGCGTCAAATGGGGCATCTTCAACAATGCCGGGCAGGTCTGCTCGGCCATGTCGCGTCTACTTGTCCATCGCTCGCGCCACGCAGAGATCATGGAGCGGCTGGTCGCCATGGCCGGATCGCTTAGCGTGGGTGACGGCCTGTCCAACCATGATCACACACCGCAGATCTCCGCCGCGCAGCTCGACCGGGTGGAGGCCATGGTCGCCCGTGCGCGCAGCGACGGACAGGAGGTCGCCACCGGCGGTGCGCGGATAGACCGGCCGGGGCATTTCATGGCGCCCACCATCCTCGACAATGTCGACCCAGCCTCGCCGATCGCGCAGGAGGAGGTCTTCGGACCGGTCCTGTGTGTCACGCCGTTCGACAGCGAGGACGAGGCCATCGCGCTTGCCAATGGCACCGAATTCGGGCTGGTCGCGGGCCTGTTCACGCGCGACATCGGCGTCGCGTTGCGAACGGCGAACCGGCTGCGTGCGGGCCAAGTCTTCGTCAACAAGTGGTTTGCCGGCGGCATCCAGACACCCTTCGGCGGCGTCGGAAAATCCGGTTTCGGGCGGGAGAAGGGCGCGGAGGCCCTGCTCAATTACGTGCGCACGAAGAACATCGCCGTGGCGCTGGACTGAGCAGCCTCCATGCGATCGCGCATCGGCCCGGGTGCGAGGACAACCGCCTCGGCTGGCAGCAAGAGCAGCGCGCCCAGCCGCATCGCCTTAAGCGAATGGGAGGCGCTTGACCTCATCCTGCCGGACCTGGACGCGATGCGCGCCTACCGCTTGGGTCGTGTCATTGACGAGATAAACCGGCGCGGCATCTCCGCCATGCTGTGCTTCGACCCGGTCAATATCCGCTACATCACCGATTGCCCCAACATGCAGCTCTGGGTCGCACACAACCCGTGCCGCGCGGTGCTGGTATCTGCCGCCGGGCGCGTGATCCTGTGGGACTTCAAGGGCTGCGCGCATCTCTCCGCAGACCTGCCGCTGGTGGGCGAGACGCGCGCGAGCGGGGGCGCGCCGGTCTTCAGCTACGGCGAGCACGCCGGCGTTCCCGCCGCGAGATTTGCGACCGAGGTCATGTATGTGCTGCGCGAAGCGGGCGGGGGCGGCGGGCGCCTCGCAATCGACCGCGCAGACCCTTCGGTCATCTTCGCATTCCAGCAATGCGGCGCCGCGCTTGCCGAGGGCCAACCCGCAATGGAGCGCGCCCGCGAGATCAAGTCCGCCGACGAGATTGCCGCGATACGCTGCGCCATCGCTGCCTGTGACGCGAGCGTCGCCGAAATGCGGGAAGCCTTCCAGCCCGGAATCAGCGAGGTGGAGCTGTGGTCCCACCTCCACGCCGGCAACATCAAGCGCGGCGGCGAATGGATCGAAACGCGGCTGCTGACCTCGGGCCCGCGCACCAACCCATGGTACCAGGAATGCAGCGGGCGCATCATCGAGGCTGGCGACATCGTTGCCTTCGATACGGACCTGATCGGCGCCTACGGTTACTGCGTCGATTATTCGCGCAGCTGGCTGGCAGGGGATGGCAAGCCATCAGACCACCAGCGGCGCCTGAGCGACATCGCCCTCGCCCATGTCGCTCACAATGCCGCGCTGATCGTCCCCGGCACCAGCTTTGCCGAGATTAGTGCGCAGGCCCACCGCCTGCCCGAAGAGTTCCGTGCGCACAGGTACAGCGTCCTGGCGCACGGTGTCGGTATGGCGGACGAATGCCCGGCAATCCGCTATCCCGAGGACTCGGACGAAACCGATCCGCAAGGCCTGGTGAAGCCCGGCATGGTGTTCGCGGTGGAGGCCTTCGTCGGCTCCGAACACGGCGGCGAAGGGGTGAAGCACGAGGACATGGTACTGGTCATCGATACGGGGAACGAGCGGCTGACCCACTTCCCGATCGACCCGGCTTTCGCGTGCTGAGCTGGCCAAGCATTTCTGTTCGCTGCCATCAGAGGCCGTGATGCAAGGCTTCGGCAATTGGCCTGCGGCACCGGCAATGGCACGCTGCACGCCAGGCGATTGAGGAGCGCTGCGCAATGACCCTTCCCGAACATGCCCCATATGTGATCGTCGGTGCCGGCGTGCATGGCCTCTCGGTCGCCTATCACCTCGCGGTGATGCTGCGCGAACGCGGGCTTGGCTCTGGCGAGGATATCGTGATCGTCGACAAGGGCGATGTGGGGTCGGGCGCATCGGGCATCGCCTGCGGCGTGGTGCGCAACAACTACTTCCAGCCTGCCATGCGCGAGCTGATGGCGCATTCGGTCGAGGTCTGGGAGGAAGATGCCGAGACCTACAGCTACCACCCGGTAGGCTACATGCAGATCTCGCCCGAAAGCATGCATGAAGATGTCGCCTCGATCTACGATCAGCAGAAGGCCATCGGCTACGACAGCACCTTCGTAGAAGGGGAAGGCGACAGCGCGCGTTACATGCAATCGATCTTTTCCGACTGGCAGGCCAAGGGGATCACCTCCGTCCTGCATGAGAAGAAGGGGGGCTACGCCAACAATATGCTGGCGATGAAGGGCGTCTGGAAAAAGGCCGAGAGCGAAGGCGTGCGGCTGCTTGGCGGCACGACGGTTACCGGCTTTCGCGCCGCCAGCGGCAATTCCTCCGCAATCGAGGCGGTGCTGACGGACCGCGGCGAAATCCGCTGCGACCAGGTGGTTATCGGCGCCGGTCCGTGGGTGCGCGACATGTGGTCGATGCTGGAACTGCCGCAGACCATCGAAGTGCGCGGCAGTGATGGCACGCTGCACCAAGGCGTTCCCATGTGGAAGTTCTGGCAGCTGGAAGAAGGCGTTCTGGCGGTCGATCCCGAGATCCAGAAGACCAATGACGGGGCCATGCCGCCCGTCATCCATATCGATACCGACGCCCCGCTCTATTCCACGGTGGACGGATCGCTGATCACCAACGAGCTGTGGGGCATCTATTACAAGCCGGATTTCAACTTCAACGGCATCCAGGGCGGCGCCATGCCCTACGAGGTGACGACCCCGGCGGAAGAGCTGGCGATCGACCCCTACGGTCCGGCGAGCCCGGAGTGGATTTCCTCGCCCGATTTCGCGGTGATGTGGGTTTCCGCCCTCGCCCATTGCCAGAAGCGTTTCGAAGGCCGCATGGCCGATTACCACAAGGAGCCCTCTGGCGGCGTCGGCTGCTTCACGCCCGACAGCTTCCCTGTGATCGACGTGTTCCGCGACAACGCCTGGGTGATCGCGGACAGCAATCACGGCTACAAGATGATCGGCGTCGGCAAGCTGGTAGCGCAGGAAATCCTTGGCGAGAAAAGCCGCCTGCTCGAACCCTTCCGCTTCGCGCGCTACGAGGAAGGCAAGCTGCACCCCGTCTCCAACAGCCCCTATCCCTGGAGCTGATGGAGCGGGGGCAGGCAGGCCTCAGCTGATATTCGAATCCGGGAAGCTCGCCTTGCGGGTTTCCATGAACTCCACCAGCCGCGCGTCGATTTCCGGGTCGAGCGCGGGCGGTACGTAATCGGAAAGCAGCTGTTTATAGAGCTTCTCCGCACGGTCTTCCGCGCTGAGCGAGCCGTCCTCGACCCACTGCTCGTAGCTGTTGTTGTCGGCGATGGTGGAGCGGTAGAAGGCGCTCTTGAAGTTTGCCTGCGTGTGGCTGCAACCAAGGAAATGCTGGCCGGGGCCGACTTCGCGCAGTGCGTCCATCGCCTGTCCGTTCTCCGTCATGTCCACGCCATTGGCATAGACCGCCATCATGGCCGCCTGGTCGCAGTCCATCACGAATTTCTCGTACCCCATGGCGAGCCCGCCTTCGAGCCAGCCAGCCGTGTGCAGCATGAAGTTCACGCCCGCGAGCAGGCCCTGCTGCAGCGTATTGGCAGCTTCGTAAGCCGCCTGCGCGTCGGGCACCTTGGACGCGGTAAAGCCGCCCGCGCTGCGGAACGGCACGCCAAGGCGGCGGG
This genomic interval from Paraurantiacibacter namhicola contains the following:
- a CDS encoding LysR family transcriptional regulator, with amino-acid sequence MKHGKSLGSFEFRTLQVFVTTAEQGGMTRGAEVLGMTQSGVSQTIAALEEAVGRQLFDRTVRPIVLTGAGRALLERGKKILADVQQAYFEAAEIEKAQLANISITMPESLANVLGPRLYHRAGAMARSWRISNALFPDQLSRFNAHAADIMITEESHVSGMIGVERYTVFTEPYVLIFPKDFPLETELGPHLSASKFIRFSLRSSVGRKTEAQLNRLQLKFPEQVEFDSVTGHARAVSLGDGWGITTPLCLAQTPDVFDDLVVKPISRGSFYRRMSLVAREGILGKATETVTEECRAILSEDVIPSLVERLPWLEEFMSVGEP
- a CDS encoding BCCT family transporter; this encodes MGENDQKTIEPPLTELPIAVSEDGFYSGFSKHVALPSKIIVSLLIIWAIAFPLNAGEVLGVANATLIQMFSGWYIWLVGGFLALSVVLALLPVSGRLKLGQADDVPEFSRFSWFAMMFGAGLGIGMLTYSTGEPLAHLQNNPVIIAGEATALTEGAVRSAYLYSFLHWGFSAWAIYALAGLSIGYVAYRRGLPLTIRSGLAPLFGRHLTGLPGHLVDIVAVVATILGISVTLGLGVEQFVHGLHRIGLGEWLLAEDASASTAAIIVALIVIVGASTLSALSGVGRGIKWLSNLNLILSFVLFAAFIVAGSALLSLEIFGRGLFDYIVSLPALSFGGASSDGTSIGDAVAQWQLDWTVFYWAWWIAFAPFVGMFIARVSKGRTVREYILGVVLAPALMCFVWLALIGGTAVDLVLSGAGQGEIIGTVISDQLYATIAALMSPGLAYGFSILVVVLLLTYVITSADSAILVVNTINAGGNSEDHGRRHIIFWGVAIALVVGSLLVVGGLGAIRTAMIIGALPFSFVSALLAIAVVKAIWRDTIRMRHGVDCTSGADGDG
- a CDS encoding aromatic ring-hydroxylating oxygenase subunit alpha encodes the protein MPSVLDIEALEKVRLPIEQARGLPNEHYTGPDHFAVERDEVLFRNWSGIGFGKDVPASGQVHPVTFLGMPLLIVRDREGQVRVYQNVCRHRGTVLVDAPCKVPGNLIRCPYHSWAYKLDGALAATPHLGGPGKNSDPAFDKGEFGLVEIASHVWQDVVFVNVSGTAPPFEEYAAAAIERWAEFDQPVHFCGEESAFTIDVGTNWKLAVENYCEAYHLPFVHPALNTYSRLEDHYDIIELGHFAGQGTRVYRQLAGEEGQRFPDFANLSESWETQGEYISLFPNVLLGVHRDHSFAIVLEPDGPARTREHVALYYADAGVSGDEWTALRERNAQLWRTVFEEDVASVEGMQRGRSGLKFDGGKFAPAMDRPTHAFHQWIAGRLLEDVG
- a CDS encoding aldehyde dehydrogenase family protein; the protein is MTDDFAADGLARNFVAGEWRGGDGGESIAVEDPASEERVLDAAIAGSESLDVAIGAAKDCVARGAISDMLPAERAALLRRIAAEIRTLAQKGSPLLARESGKRLEDAQGEFAEAAAYFEYYSGLADKIEGRSIPLGPGLADFTVLEPYGISAQIIPWNYPVSLAARSLAPALAAGNCAILKAPELDPAALLMLGHAIDRAGVPKGAVSILNGIGADLGARLVRSPDVDQIVFTGSVATGQAILHAAADIVTPALVELGGKSAAIAYADADADALVESVKWGIFNNAGQVCSAMSRLLVHRSRHAEIMERLVAMAGSLSVGDGLSNHDHTPQISAAQLDRVEAMVARARSDGQEVATGGARIDRPGHFMAPTILDNVDPASPIAQEEVFGPVLCVTPFDSEDEAIALANGTEFGLVAGLFTRDIGVALRTANRLRAGQVFVNKWFAGGIQTPFGGVGKSGFGREKGAEALLNYVRTKNIAVALD
- a CDS encoding M24 family metallopeptidase, yielding MRSRIGPGARTTASAGSKSSAPSRIALSEWEALDLILPDLDAMRAYRLGRVIDEINRRGISAMLCFDPVNIRYITDCPNMQLWVAHNPCRAVLVSAAGRVILWDFKGCAHLSADLPLVGETRASGGAPVFSYGEHAGVPAARFATEVMYVLREAGGGGGRLAIDRADPSVIFAFQQCGAALAEGQPAMERAREIKSADEIAAIRCAIAACDASVAEMREAFQPGISEVELWSHLHAGNIKRGGEWIETRLLTSGPRTNPWYQECSGRIIEAGDIVAFDTDLIGAYGYCVDYSRSWLAGDGKPSDHQRRLSDIALAHVAHNAALIVPGTSFAEISAQAHRLPEEFRAHRYSVLAHGVGMADECPAIRYPEDSDETDPQGLVKPGMVFAVEAFVGSEHGGEGVKHEDMVLVIDTGNERLTHFPIDPAFAC
- a CDS encoding NAD(P)/FAD-dependent oxidoreductase — protein: MTLPEHAPYVIVGAGVHGLSVAYHLAVMLRERGLGSGEDIVIVDKGDVGSGASGIACGVVRNNYFQPAMRELMAHSVEVWEEDAETYSYHPVGYMQISPESMHEDVASIYDQQKAIGYDSTFVEGEGDSARYMQSIFSDWQAKGITSVLHEKKGGYANNMLAMKGVWKKAESEGVRLLGGTTVTGFRAASGNSSAIEAVLTDRGEIRCDQVVIGAGPWVRDMWSMLELPQTIEVRGSDGTLHQGVPMWKFWQLEEGVLAVDPEIQKTNDGAMPPVIHIDTDAPLYSTVDGSLITNELWGIYYKPDFNFNGIQGGAMPYEVTTPAEELAIDPYGPASPEWISSPDFAVMWVSALAHCQKRFEGRMADYHKEPSGGVGCFTPDSFPVIDVFRDNAWVIADSNHGYKMIGVGKLVAQEILGEKSRLLEPFRFARYEEGKLHPVSNSPYPWS